A genomic region of Lysinibacillus sp. 2017 contains the following coding sequences:
- the coxB gene encoding cytochrome c oxidase subunit II, translating to MMKGLKKWRLFSLLTVMTVFLSACGEDYLSTLRPSGPVGKEQLNILLLSIVIMALVVIVVSTIYLVAFLKFRRSKVGENHMPKQVEGSHTLEVIWTVIPIVLLLILAVPTLNSTYKFADVAAMDEVDENGNKTALTVNVTAKLYWWEFEYPEQGIITAQELVVPTGEKVYFNLIAADVKHSFWIPSVGGKMDTNVDGINKFYLQFDKESSDLNDGEGVFYGKCAELCGPSHALMDFKVKTLEPKAFDAWVAAMQATEGAIADKESSDVGEATFANTCLGCHAVSAVAGNGMGPNLTTFGDRNRVAGFLDHTVEKAADWIYQPSKYKPTNTMPDKLVSEEEAKAIAEYLMTLSVEK from the coding sequence ATGATGAAAGGGCTTAAAAAATGGCGTTTATTCTCGCTATTAACAGTAATGACAGTTTTCCTTTCAGCATGTGGTGAAGATTATCTTTCAACACTTCGCCCATCAGGTCCAGTAGGTAAAGAGCAATTAAACATTTTATTATTATCTATTGTGATTATGGCATTAGTAGTAATCGTAGTATCTACTATCTACTTAGTTGCATTCTTAAAGTTCCGCCGATCAAAAGTTGGCGAGAACCATATGCCAAAGCAAGTGGAAGGAAGCCACACATTAGAAGTGATTTGGACAGTTATTCCGATTGTATTATTACTAATCTTAGCTGTACCGACTTTAAACTCTACTTATAAATTTGCAGATGTTGCTGCAATGGATGAAGTAGATGAAAACGGCAACAAAACAGCACTTACAGTAAATGTAACGGCAAAATTATATTGGTGGGAATTTGAGTATCCAGAGCAAGGTATTATTACTGCGCAAGAATTAGTAGTACCAACTGGTGAAAAAGTATACTTCAATTTAATCGCAGCTGACGTAAAACATTCATTCTGGATTCCATCAGTAGGTGGTAAGATGGATACAAACGTTGACGGTATTAACAAATTCTACTTACAGTTTGACAAAGAATCATCTGATTTAAATGATGGTGAAGGCGTATTCTACGGTAAATGTGCTGAGTTATGTGGTCCTTCACACGCATTAATGGACTTCAAAGTTAAAACACTTGAACCAAAGGCATTTGATGCTTGGGTTGCAGCTATGCAAGCAACTGAAGGTGCAATAGCTGACAAAGAATCATCTGACGTAGGAGAAGCTACTTTTGCAAACACTTGCTTAGGATGTCACGCTGTATCAGCAGTAGCTGGTAACGGCATGGGTCCTAACTTAACAACATTTGGTGATCGTAACCGTGTTGCTGGTTTCTTGGATCACACAGTTGAAAAAGCGGCAGATTGGATTTATCAACCTTCAAAATACAAGCCAACTAATACAATGCCAGATAAACTTGTAAGCGAAGAAGAAGCAAAAGCAATTGCTGAATACTTAATGACATTATCTGTTGAAAAATAA